A window of Microcystis aeruginosa FD4 contains these coding sequences:
- the rpsL gene encoding 30S ribosomal protein S12, with translation MPTIQQLIRDERSKAKRKTKSPALKQCPQRRGVCTRVYTTTPKKPNSALRKVARVRLTSGFEVTAYIPGIGHNLQEHSVVLIRGGRVKDLPGVRYHIIRGTLDATGVKNRQQARSKYGTKRPKPAAK, from the coding sequence ATGCCCACCATTCAGCAATTAATACGCGACGAAAGATCCAAAGCGAAAAGAAAAACCAAATCTCCCGCCCTCAAACAATGCCCCCAACGTCGGGGAGTTTGTACAAGAGTATATACCACCACACCGAAAAAACCCAACTCAGCCCTACGGAAAGTGGCTAGGGTACGTTTAACCTCTGGATTTGAGGTGACAGCCTACATCCCCGGGATCGGTCATAACCTGCAAGAACACTCCGTCGTCCTCATTCGGGGCGGTCGGGTTAAAGATCTGCCAGGAGTCAGATATCACATCATTCGCGGCACCCTTGATGCCACTGGGGTGAAAAACCGTCAGCAAGCTCGCTCTAAGTACGGAACCAAACGCCCCAAACCCGCAGCTAAATAA
- the metG gene encoding methionine--tRNA ligase: MNDLNERKTFALTTPLYYVNDIPHIGSAYTTIVADVMARWQRLQGNSVLLITGTDEHGQKIERTAAAKGLNPQEHCDRIATSFANLWAKLHIQYDRFSRTTAPRHQAIVNEFFERVWEKGDIYLDRQQGWYCVACEEFKEKRELLDNGCCPIHTNLAAEWRDEENYFFRLSKYQAQLEQIYQEQPNFIQPESRRNEVLNFVNQGLQDFSISRVNVAWGFPIPHDGQHTIYVWFDALLGYVTALLDPEDEPTLENALAKWWPIDLHLIGKDILRFHAIYWPAMLMSAGLPLPKRVFGHGFLTKDGRKMGKSLGNTLDPFDLVDRYGADAVRYYFVKEIELGQDGDFQETRFVNILNADLANDLGNLLNRTLGMVKKYCQNIPPQLTGVDIPNDNRLKNMGINLGVIVEQKYDALQFNQACEEILALIRASNKFIDESAPWSLFKQKQQAAVEKVLYAVLESVRLCAYLLSPIIPTLSSKIYQQLGFVIDFNTFRSEDGENSPDGVSFSKHCQWGLPTNPQLGTPEPIFSKLELPLNDS, encoded by the coding sequence ATGAATGATTTAAATGAGCGAAAAACATTTGCTTTGACAACACCTCTTTATTATGTCAACGATATCCCTCACATCGGTAGTGCTTACACGACGATCGTAGCGGATGTTATGGCACGATGGCAGCGGTTACAGGGCAATTCTGTTCTCTTGATTACAGGAACCGACGAACACGGACAGAAAATCGAACGGACTGCGGCAGCCAAAGGACTCAATCCCCAGGAACACTGCGATCGCATCGCCACCAGTTTTGCCAATCTCTGGGCAAAGCTACATATCCAGTATGATCGCTTTAGTCGCACCACTGCCCCCCGTCATCAGGCAATTGTTAACGAATTTTTTGAAAGAGTCTGGGAAAAGGGCGATATCTATCTCGATCGCCAACAGGGTTGGTATTGCGTCGCCTGTGAAGAATTTAAGGAAAAAAGAGAACTGTTAGATAATGGCTGTTGTCCCATTCATACTAATCTGGCCGCCGAATGGCGCGACGAGGAAAACTATTTTTTCCGTCTCTCTAAATACCAAGCACAACTAGAACAAATTTACCAAGAGCAACCCAATTTTATTCAACCGGAAAGCCGGCGTAATGAGGTTCTCAACTTCGTCAACCAAGGACTACAGGACTTCTCCATCTCTAGGGTTAATGTCGCTTGGGGGTTTCCCATTCCCCACGATGGTCAGCATACCATCTACGTTTGGTTTGATGCCCTTCTTGGCTATGTTACCGCCCTTCTCGACCCCGAAGACGAACCCACCCTAGAAAATGCCTTGGCCAAATGGTGGCCGATCGATCTGCATCTGATCGGTAAAGATATATTAAGATTCCATGCCATTTATTGGCCGGCTATGCTAATGTCGGCAGGTTTACCCTTGCCCAAAAGAGTGTTCGGCCATGGCTTTTTGACCAAAGACGGGCGGAAAATGGGCAAAAGTCTCGGTAATACCCTCGATCCCTTCGATTTGGTTGATCGCTACGGGGCCGATGCCGTCCGTTACTATTTCGTCAAAGAGATTGAATTAGGACAGGATGGCGATTTTCAGGAAACCAGATTTGTGAATATTCTTAACGCGGATTTAGCCAACGATTTAGGCAACCTCCTCAATCGCACCCTAGGCATGGTCAAAAAATACTGCCAAAATATCCCCCCCCAGTTGACCGGCGTAGATATCCCGAACGATAATCGTCTTAAGAATATGGGGATTAATCTAGGGGTCATTGTTGAACAGAAGTATGATGCGCTACAATTTAATCAAGCCTGTGAGGAAATATTGGCGTTAATTCGTGCTAGTAACAAGTTTATCGATGAGAGTGCGCCCTGGAGTTTATTTAAACAGAAACAACAAGCAGCAGTAGAAAAAGTCCTCTATGCGGTTTTGGAATCAGTAAGACTCTGTGCCTACCTACTTTCACCGATAATACCGACCTTGAGCAGTAAAATTTATCAACAACTAGGTTTTGTTATTGATTTTAATACTTTCAGGTCGGAGGACGGGGAAAACTCCCCTGATGGTGTCTCTTTTTCCAAACACTGTCAATGGGGATTACCCACAAATCCACAACTAGGAACACCTGAACCGATCTTTTCTAAACTAGAACTGCCGTTAAACGATTCCTAA
- a CDS encoding competence/damage-inducible protein A, translating into MAAEIICVGTELLLGDIVNTNAQYLALELAKLGIPHYYQTVVGDNVERLKQAIAIALERSSILIFTGGLGPTPDDLTTETIADFFQTPLREDQEILAEIEAKFTILGREMPPSNSKQALIPVGADFLPNPTGTAPGMIWQPQADVTILTFPGVPSEMKRMWVETAIPYLESQGWGKERIYRRSLKFRGIGESALAEKVAHLFDLTNPTVAPYAGLGEVRLRIATKAPSLEAALQVIEPVATEIKEIAGLDYFGADDDTLPSVVGELLRRQKQTLSVAESCTGGGLGEIITQIAGSSDYFWGGVISYDNRVKVALLDVNERDLNNVGAVSAIVAQQMALGVQKRLATDWGISITGIAGPGGGSETKPVGLVYIGLASPDGKVIVSEHRFGENRDRLTIRQISAYTALDRLRRNLLTIS; encoded by the coding sequence ATGGCCGCTGAAATTATTTGTGTAGGAACGGAATTATTATTAGGGGATATAGTTAACACTAACGCCCAATATTTAGCCCTAGAATTGGCAAAATTAGGCATTCCCCATTATTATCAAACGGTGGTGGGGGATAATGTGGAAAGACTGAAACAAGCGATCGCTATTGCCCTGGAACGTTCTTCAATTTTAATTTTCACCGGTGGACTGGGACCAACTCCCGATGATTTAACCACAGAAACAATCGCCGATTTTTTTCAAACGCCCCTCAGAGAAGATCAGGAGATTTTAGCAGAAATCGAAGCTAAATTTACGATTTTAGGGCGAGAAATGCCCCCTAGTAACAGTAAACAGGCTTTAATACCCGTGGGAGCCGATTTTTTGCCAAATCCGACGGGAACCGCTCCCGGCATGATCTGGCAACCACAAGCTGACGTGACTATTCTCACTTTCCCTGGAGTACCCTCAGAAATGAAGCGAATGTGGGTAGAAACGGCGATTCCTTACCTAGAAAGTCAAGGATGGGGCAAAGAGAGGATTTATCGTCGTTCCCTCAAATTTCGCGGTATCGGTGAGTCAGCTTTAGCGGAAAAAGTTGCCCATTTATTTGATCTGACTAATCCCACCGTTGCCCCCTATGCTGGTTTAGGCGAAGTGCGTTTGCGAATTGCGACGAAAGCCCCTTCTTTAGAGGCAGCTTTGCAGGTAATTGAACCAGTAGCGACGGAAATTAAGGAAATCGCTGGATTAGATTATTTTGGGGCTGATGATGATACTTTACCCTCGGTGGTGGGGGAACTTTTGCGGCGGCAAAAACAAACTTTGAGTGTGGCAGAATCCTGTACCGGAGGGGGATTAGGGGAAATTATCACCCAAATCGCCGGCAGTTCCGATTATTTTTGGGGTGGGGTTATTTCCTACGATAATCGGGTAAAAGTCGCCCTCTTAGACGTAAATGAGCGGGATTTAAATAATGTCGGGGCTGTAAGTGCCATTGTTGCCCAACAGATGGCGCTAGGGGTGCAAAAACGCCTCGCTACGGATTGGGGGATCAGTATCACGGGTATTGCCGGACCGGGAGGAGGCAGTGAGACGAAACCTGTGGGCTTAGTTTATATCGGTTTAGCCAGTCCTGACGGAAAAGTTATCGTATCAGAGCATCGTTTCGGAGAAAATCGAGATCGCTTGACAATTCGCCAGATTAGTGCCTATACCGCCCTTGATCGCCTACGCCGGAATTTATTAACAATATCTTAA
- the tuf gene encoding elongation factor Tu, with translation MARAKFERTKPHVNIGTIGHVDHGKTTLTAAITMTLAALGNAQAKKYDEIDAAPEEKARGITINTAHVEYETADRHYAHVDCPGHADYVKNMITGAAQMDGGILVVSAADGPMPQTREHILLARQVGVPNLVVFLNKKDMVDDEELLELVELEVRELLSNYDFPGDDIPIIAGSAKEALDYMTKNPKAQKGENEWVDAIYQLMDAVDSYIPTPERAVDKPFLMAVEDVFSITGRGTVATGRIERGKVKVGDNVELVGIRETRPTTVTGIEMFKKSLEEGMAGDNAGILLRGIQKTDIERGMVIAKPGTIKPHTQFEGEVYVLTKEEGGRHTPFFKNYRPQFYVRTTDVTGTIQDYTSDEGETVEMVMPGDRIKMTVELINPIAIEQGMRFAIREGGRTIGSGVISKIIK, from the coding sequence ATGGCACGCGCTAAATTTGAACGGACGAAACCCCACGTTAACATCGGTACGATCGGTCACGTTGACCACGGCAAAACTACCCTCACCGCCGCTATCACTATGACCCTAGCGGCTCTGGGTAATGCCCAAGCTAAAAAATATGATGAAATCGATGCCGCTCCCGAAGAAAAGGCCCGCGGGATCACCATCAACACCGCTCACGTTGAGTACGAAACCGCCGATCGCCACTATGCACACGTTGACTGCCCTGGCCACGCCGACTATGTAAAAAACATGATCACCGGTGCGGCACAGATGGACGGTGGTATTCTCGTGGTCTCGGCCGCTGATGGCCCGATGCCCCAAACCCGGGAACATATCCTGCTGGCTCGTCAGGTGGGTGTACCTAACCTCGTGGTCTTCCTCAACAAAAAAGATATGGTGGATGATGAGGAGTTACTGGAACTCGTAGAACTGGAAGTGCGCGAACTTCTCAGCAATTACGACTTCCCCGGGGACGATATCCCCATTATTGCCGGTTCTGCTAAAGAAGCCCTCGACTACATGACCAAAAATCCCAAGGCCCAAAAAGGCGAAAACGAGTGGGTAGATGCGATTTATCAATTAATGGACGCGGTAGATAGCTATATCCCCACCCCCGAACGGGCGGTAGATAAACCCTTCCTGATGGCGGTAGAAGACGTATTCTCGATTACTGGTCGGGGGACGGTGGCTACCGGTCGGATCGAACGCGGTAAAGTCAAAGTGGGTGATAACGTGGAATTAGTCGGGATCAGAGAAACTCGCCCCACCACCGTGACCGGGATCGAAATGTTCAAGAAAAGTCTCGAAGAAGGGATGGCCGGTGACAACGCTGGTATCCTTCTGCGTGGTATCCAAAAAACCGACATCGAGCGCGGCATGGTTATCGCTAAACCAGGTACAATCAAACCCCACACTCAGTTTGAAGGTGAGGTGTATGTGTTAACTAAAGAAGAGGGTGGTCGTCACACTCCTTTCTTTAAAAACTATCGTCCTCAGTTCTATGTACGCACAACCGACGTAACTGGCACTATCCAAGACTACACCTCCGACGAGGGAGAAACCGTAGAAATGGTCATGCCGGGGGATCGGATCAAAATGACCGTGGAACTGATCAACCCGATCGCTATTGAACAGGGTATGCGCTTCGCTATTCGCGAAGGTGGTCGCACCATCGGTTCTGGCGTTATCTCGAAAATTATCAAGTAG
- the rpsG gene encoding 30S ribosomal protein S7 produces the protein MSRRKNVKKRPIPPDPVYNSCLVSMTIRRIMRSGKKSLAANIVYDALKTVGERTGQEPLEVFEKAVKNATPLVEVKARRVGGATYQVPMEVRSNRGSTLALRWLVHYARTRGGKTMAGKLANEIMDAANETGGTIKKREETHRMAEANKAFAHYRY, from the coding sequence ATGTCTCGCCGTAAAAACGTCAAAAAACGTCCTATTCCCCCCGATCCCGTTTACAATAGCTGTTTAGTCAGCATGACTATTCGCCGGATCATGCGATCGGGCAAAAAATCCCTGGCCGCTAACATCGTCTACGATGCCCTAAAAACCGTCGGCGAACGTACCGGTCAAGAACCCCTAGAAGTATTTGAAAAAGCCGTTAAAAACGCCACTCCCCTGGTGGAAGTGAAAGCCCGCCGGGTCGGTGGAGCCACCTATCAAGTACCGATGGAAGTGCGCAGCAACCGTGGTAGTACATTGGCACTACGCTGGTTAGTCCATTATGCTCGGACTAGAGGCGGCAAAACCATGGCAGGTAAACTAGCCAACGAGATCATGGATGCGGCCAATGAAACCGGCGGCACGATCAAAAAACGGGAAGAAACCCACCGGATGGCAGAGGCAAACAAAGCCTTTGCCCACTATCGTTACTAA
- a CDS encoding lysophospholipid acyltransferase family protein, whose product MTLLTPLSTSRLILDTTRTGLFTVGQENLPGQGVAIVVSNHRSFLDAPILIQALGKTLPIACHHYMGKTPLLRELIGELGCFPFDTPEKRHRTFFRQATDFLQSGRWIGLFPEGGSPMLNLTAPRQISRFQSGFAHLALRCPVENLSVLPVAILSESETAISPFPVRLLRWLDTTEPLFDQDGWHPVVFYHRVKVAIGRPYEITESDRSDYQGKQGKTALNRLIGHCQSEISDLLLKG is encoded by the coding sequence ATGACGCTGCTTACCCCCCTATCTACCTCTCGTTTAATTCTTGATACCACGCGCACGGGTCTGTTTACCGTCGGTCAAGAAAATCTACCCGGCCAAGGAGTGGCGATCGTGGTAAGTAACCATCGCAGCTTTCTGGACGCGCCGATCTTAATTCAAGCTTTGGGCAAAACTCTCCCGATCGCCTGTCATCACTACATGGGAAAAACGCCGCTTTTGCGAGAATTAATCGGAGAATTGGGCTGTTTTCCCTTTGATACCCCTGAAAAACGCCACCGGACTTTTTTTCGGCAAGCAACGGATTTTTTACAGTCCGGACGATGGATCGGTTTATTTCCAGAAGGTGGATCGCCGATGTTAAATTTGACTGCCCCTCGTCAAATTAGCCGTTTTCAAAGCGGATTTGCCCATTTAGCCCTGCGTTGTCCCGTGGAGAATTTATCTGTCTTACCTGTGGCTATTCTCTCCGAGTCGGAAACTGCTATTAGTCCTTTTCCCGTGCGTTTGCTACGCTGGTTAGATACCACAGAACCTTTATTCGATCAAGATGGTTGGCATCCTGTTGTATTTTATCATCGTGTTAAGGTGGCGATCGGTCGTCCCTACGAAATTACTGAAAGCGATCGCTCAGATTATCAGGGTAAACAAGGAAAAACAGCGCTTAATCGTTTAATTGGTCATTGTCAGTCGGAAATTAGCGATTTATTGCTGAAGGGCTAA
- a CDS encoding DNA double-strand break repair nuclease NurA produces the protein MLDLAKLAAKMPGISQHFQQEVAASRERVQRAKILLEQAQQQQEKLLELYHNWHDRLIFSVALPIEPLDTRITILPAPESHSVFATDGSQIAPSHHEIAYCYLINIGRIMLHYGQNLHPLLDSIPEVYYKSEDLYISKQWGIRVDEWMSYRRTVLESQMLAEMATRWVKPPGAHYQPNLALVDGSLIYWFIDSLPPEAKDLILPPIFQSWDDLKSARIPLMGYISASRSTESLNFLRLQSCPHDTPNCLINCGDLDPEKTPCRVVDPLRDASLWGYLLEPGQRSPFWRSSLKILDLYGDEHRIYFCYLHVGTEIARVEVPAWVVEEGELLDRSLSILLAQVLKGYGYPIALAEAHNLAVIKGGDRLRFFALLEQQMIKVGLQDVGTSYKEARKRSSIA, from the coding sequence ATGCTCGATCTTGCGAAATTAGCGGCAAAAATGCCAGGAATCAGTCAACATTTTCAACAGGAAGTGGCCGCTAGTCGCGAGCGAGTGCAGCGAGCGAAAATTCTTTTAGAACAAGCGCAACAGCAACAGGAAAAACTGCTAGAGCTCTATCATAACTGGCACGATCGCCTAATTTTCTCCGTAGCGCTACCGATCGAACCTCTCGACACCCGCATTACTATCCTTCCCGCTCCCGAAAGTCATAGCGTTTTTGCCACGGATGGTTCCCAAATTGCCCCTTCTCACCACGAAATCGCCTACTGTTATCTAATTAATATCGGTAGGATCATGTTGCACTATGGTCAAAATTTACACCCTCTCCTCGATAGCATTCCCGAAGTCTATTACAAATCAGAAGACCTCTACATTTCTAAACAGTGGGGTATTCGCGTGGATGAGTGGATGAGTTATCGTCGGACGGTATTAGAAAGCCAAATGTTAGCAGAAATGGCTACTCGTTGGGTAAAACCCCCCGGCGCCCATTATCAACCAAATTTAGCCCTCGTGGATGGTTCTTTGATCTATTGGTTTATCGATAGTCTCCCCCCGGAAGCAAAAGATTTAATTTTGCCACCGATTTTTCAGTCTTGGGACGATTTAAAATCAGCTAGAATCCCGCTTATGGGTTATATTAGTGCTTCTCGTAGCACGGAAAGCTTAAATTTCCTGCGTTTACAATCTTGTCCCCATGATACTCCCAATTGCTTGATCAATTGCGGTGATTTAGACCCAGAAAAAACCCCTTGTCGCGTTGTCGATCCTCTCCGGGATGCTTCTCTCTGGGGTTATTTATTGGAACCAGGGCAAAGAAGTCCTTTTTGGCGCAGTTCTTTGAAGATACTCGATCTTTATGGGGATGAACACCGCATTTACTTCTGTTATCTCCATGTGGGGACGGAAATCGCTAGGGTAGAGGTTCCTGCTTGGGTGGTGGAGGAGGGAGAATTACTCGATCGCTCTTTGAGTATTTTACTGGCCCAGGTGTTAAAAGGTTATGGTTATCCGATCGCCTTAGCGGAAGCGCACAATTTAGCGGTGATTAAAGGTGGCGATCGCTTGCGTTTTTTTGCCCTTTTGGAACAACAGATGATTAAAGTCGGTTTACAGGATGTGGGAACATCTTATAAGGAAGCGAGAAAGCGCAGTAGTATCGCTTGA
- the rpsJ gene encoding 30S ribosomal protein S10, which translates to MATLQQQKIRIRLKAFDRRLLDTSCEKIVDTANRTNATAIGPIPLPTKRKIYCVLRSPHVDKDSREHFETRTHRRIIDIYQPSSKTIDALMKLDLPAGVDIEVKL; encoded by the coding sequence ATGGCTACGTTACAACAACAGAAAATTCGCATTCGTTTGAAAGCTTTTGACCGGCGCTTACTCGATACTTCCTGTGAGAAGATTGTCGATACTGCCAATAGAACTAACGCCACGGCGATCGGACCGATTCCCCTACCGACCAAAAGAAAGATTTATTGTGTCCTGCGTTCCCCTCACGTTGACAAGGACTCCCGTGAACATTTTGAAACCCGCACCCATCGCCGCATTATTGATATTTACCAACCCTCTTCTAAGACAATCGATGCTTTGATGAAATTAGATTTACCCGCAGGGGTTGATATTGAGGTTAAGTTGTAA
- the fusA gene encoding elongation factor G, whose protein sequence is MARTIPLERVRNIGIAAHIDAGKTTTTERILFYTGVAHKLGEVHDGTAITDWMEQERERGITITAAAISTSWQDHRINIIDTPGHVDFTIEVERSMRVLDGVVAVFCSVGGVQPQSETVWRQADRYKVPRIAFINKMDRTGANFFKVYEQLRDRLRANAVPIQMPIGAESELSGIVDLVKMRAYIYKDDLGKDIEETDIPEDLLKKAEEFRLQLVEAVAEADEELLEKYLEGEELTEAEIKRGLREGTIAGTIVPVLCGSAFKNKGVQLLLDAVVDYLPSPSEVAAVKGILPDGTEEIREAKDDAPFSALAFKIMADPFGRLTFLRVYSGVLAKGSYAYNSTKGTKERIARLIVLKSNERIEVDELRAGDLGAAIGLKNTITGDTLCDEKNPIILESLFIPEPVISVAVEPKTKQDIEKLSKALQALSDEDPTFRVKVDPETNQTVIAGMGELHLEILVDRMLREYKVEATVGAPQVAYRETVRKPVRAEGKFIRQSGGKGQYGHVVIELEPGEPGSGFVFVSKIVGGAIPKEYINPSEQGMKEACESGIVAGYPVIDLKATLVDGSFHDVDSSEMAFKIAGSMAIKEAVMKAAPVLLEPMMKVEVEVPEDFIGNVIGDLNSRRGQIEGQETETGIAKVSAKVPLAEMFGYATDIRSKTQGRGIFTMEFSHYEEVPRNVAETIITKSKGNG, encoded by the coding sequence GTGGCACGGACTATCCCGCTAGAGAGAGTGCGAAACATCGGAATCGCCGCTCATATAGATGCGGGCAAAACAACGACAACAGAAAGAATCCTGTTCTACACGGGAGTGGCTCATAAACTGGGCGAAGTCCACGACGGAACGGCAATTACCGACTGGATGGAACAGGAACGGGAGCGAGGAATCACCATCACCGCCGCCGCCATCAGTACCAGTTGGCAAGATCATCGCATCAACATCATTGACACCCCCGGCCACGTCGATTTCACCATTGAAGTGGAACGTTCCATGCGGGTACTCGATGGAGTAGTAGCGGTTTTCTGCTCTGTTGGCGGCGTACAACCCCAATCGGAAACCGTCTGGAGACAAGCAGATCGGTACAAAGTACCCCGGATTGCCTTTATCAACAAAATGGACAGAACGGGAGCGAACTTCTTCAAAGTTTACGAACAATTAAGAGATCGCCTCAGAGCTAACGCCGTTCCCATCCAAATGCCGATCGGCGCAGAAAGCGAACTGAGCGGGATCGTTGATCTCGTCAAGATGCGCGCCTATATATATAAGGACGATCTAGGGAAAGACATAGAAGAAACCGACATTCCCGAAGACTTATTGAAAAAGGCCGAAGAATTCCGCCTGCAACTGGTGGAAGCTGTAGCGGAAGCTGATGAAGAACTCCTAGAAAAATATCTAGAAGGTGAAGAACTCACCGAAGCGGAAATCAAACGCGGTCTCAGGGAAGGGACGATTGCAGGTACAATTGTTCCCGTCCTCTGCGGTTCAGCCTTCAAAAACAAAGGGGTACAACTGCTCCTCGATGCCGTGGTAGATTATCTGCCCTCGCCCTCGGAAGTAGCTGCCGTTAAAGGGATTCTCCCCGACGGAACCGAAGAAATCCGGGAAGCGAAAGATGATGCTCCCTTCTCTGCTCTCGCCTTCAAAATCATGGCCGATCCCTTCGGTCGTTTAACCTTCCTGCGGGTTTATTCTGGGGTTTTGGCCAAAGGCAGCTACGCTTATAACTCCACCAAAGGAACCAAAGAACGGATCGCTCGCCTGATCGTCCTCAAATCCAACGAACGGATCGAAGTGGATGAACTGCGCGCCGGTGATCTAGGAGCGGCGATCGGACTGAAAAACACCATTACCGGGGATACCCTCTGTGATGAGAAGAACCCGATTATCCTAGAATCCCTCTTTATCCCCGAACCGGTTATCTCCGTGGCGGTGGAACCGAAAACCAAACAGGACATCGAGAAACTCAGCAAAGCCCTGCAAGCTCTCTCTGATGAGGATCCCACCTTCCGGGTCAAAGTTGATCCCGAAACCAATCAAACGGTGATCGCCGGGATGGGAGAACTGCACCTGGAAATCTTGGTCGATCGGATGCTCCGGGAATACAAAGTCGAAGCGACGGTGGGCGCTCCCCAGGTGGCCTATCGGGAAACTGTTCGGAAACCTGTGCGCGCTGAGGGTAAATTTATCCGTCAAAGTGGCGGTAAAGGACAGTACGGCCACGTCGTCATCGAACTGGAACCGGGTGAACCGGGTTCGGGCTTTGTCTTCGTCTCCAAAATTGTCGGTGGTGCTATCCCCAAAGAATACATCAACCCGTCAGAACAAGGGATGAAAGAAGCTTGCGAATCGGGGATCGTAGCGGGTTATCCCGTCATCGACCTGAAAGCAACCCTTGTAGATGGTTCTTTCCACGATGTGGACTCCTCCGAGATGGCCTTTAAAATTGCCGGTTCCATGGCGATCAAAGAAGCGGTGATGAAAGCTGCTCCCGTTCTCCTAGAACCGATGATGAAGGTGGAAGTGGAAGTACCCGAAGACTTCATCGGTAACGTCATCGGTGATCTTAACTCCCGTCGGGGACAAATCGAAGGTCAAGAAACCGAGACCGGCATCGCCAAAGTCTCCGCTAAAGTTCCCCTAGCGGAAATGTTTGGTTACGCCACTGATATTCGCTCCAAAACCCAAGGACGGGGCATCTTCACCATGGAATTTAGCCATTACGAAGAAGTCCCCCGCAACGTGGCCGAGACGATTATCACCAAAAGTAAAGGGAACGGCTAA
- a CDS encoding LabA-like NYN domain-containing protein, producing the protein MFDDYDTAPVFTPEQVLENRGRVAIFIDGSNLFYAALQLGIEIDYTKLLCRLTAGSRLLRAFFYTGVDRTNEKQQGFLLWMRRNGYRVIAKDLVQLPDGSKKANLDVEIAVDLMALVGSYDTAVIVSGDGDLAYAADSVSYRGARVEVVSLRSMTSDSLINVADRYVDLDQIKEEIQKTSKHHVSYNNFPVSVLDQDRSSR; encoded by the coding sequence ATGTTTGATGATTATGACACGGCCCCAGTCTTCACCCCCGAACAAGTGTTAGAAAATCGCGGTCGTGTGGCGATTTTCATCGATGGTTCTAATTTATTTTATGCGGCTCTGCAATTAGGTATCGAAATTGACTACACCAAACTACTTTGTCGTTTAACTGCCGGTTCTCGTCTCTTGCGGGCCTTCTTTTATACTGGAGTTGATCGCACTAACGAAAAACAGCAGGGATTCCTCCTCTGGATGCGTCGCAACGGTTATCGAGTCATCGCTAAAGACCTAGTACAATTACCCGATGGTTCCAAAAAAGCCAATCTCGACGTGGAAATCGCCGTGGATTTAATGGCGCTAGTCGGTTCCTATGATACCGCAGTCATTGTCAGTGGTGATGGGGATTTGGCCTATGCTGCCGATTCCGTCAGTTACCGCGGTGCGCGAGTGGAAGTGGTTAGTTTGCGATCGATGACCAGTGATAGTTTAATTAATGTAGCCGATCGCTATGTTGATCTAGATCAAATCAAAGAAGAAATTCAAAAAACTAGCAAACATCACGTTAGTTATAATAATTTCCCCGTCAGCGTCTTAGACCAAGATCGTAGCAGTCGCTAG